DNA sequence from the Alphaproteobacteria bacterium genome:
CGGAGATCGCCGGGGAAGTGATTTACGCCCTGCCCTATGAGGACGGCGAAGGCGCGCGGGATTTCAGTAGCCGGTTCACGGCGCGCGCCGACGGACGCAAGCCAAACCTGCTGCATCTGAGCGTCTATGCGGCGATCTTGCATTATCTGAAAGCGGTCGAGGCGCTCAATGCGGATCGTCCCGGCGAACTGGTCGGCGCGAAAATGCAGGAACTGCCCACCGAGGATGCCATCTTCGGCGCTGGCGCCATCCTCCCCAGCGGACGGAGAGTAGGCAATATATATCTGTATGCGCACCACGCCGCGGACGCGGATAAAAAAGACGAACTCCTGTCCCATCTCTCCTATGCGGATATGGGGGGCGCTGCCGCGCTGGCCCCTTGCGAGAAAGAAGCGGGGAAGTGATCACAGGTTGATCTGGCCGAAAGGTTGCGATAGAATCCGCCGCGACCTAATATGTCGCTCCATTCGTTTTCGCATCAAAGGGCAAAACCATGCAAAAGAAATTCCTCGCTATCGTCGCTCTGCTGGCCGTCGCCGGATGCGCGCAGGATTATCAGCCCGTCGTCGATCTCAAGGGCTATGACGGCGGCAAATACCAGAAAGACCTCGCCGAATGCCGCCAATTGGCGTCGCAAGTCGATGTCGCGGGCGATTCCGCCGTCAATGGCCTGATCGGCGCGGGCGTCGGCGCGGCGCTGGGCGCTGCGGTCGGCGCAGTCGCGGGCGTTCCGGCCTATGGCGCGGCTTCGGGCGCGGCCTTGGGTGGCATCGGCGGCGGGGGCGGCAGCGCCGTCAGCAAGGTCGAACGTCAGAAGAAGATCATCGACAACTGCCTGACCAAGCGCGGCTATAACGTGCTGGGATAGGCTTGCAACCGCTCGTCCCCCCTGCCCTGCGGCCCGGCGATACGATCGGGATTGTCGCGCCCGCGCGCTGGGCGCCGCAGGAATGGGTAGAAGCGAGCAAATCACACTTTGAATCCAAAGGCCTCAAGGTTAAACTTCATCCGCAAATTGAGCTTCGGCATGACAGGCTGGCGGGTGACGATCAAGCGCGGGCCAAAGCCATCAACGATATGTTCGCCGACGATAGCGTGCGCGCCATCGTCTGCGCACGCGGCGGCACCGGCAGTTTTCGTATTCTTGAGCATATCGATTACGAGTTGATCCGCCGCAAGCCGAAAATCTTTTGCGGCTTCTCCGATATCACGACTTTGCTTCATGCGATTCAGCAGCGCACCGGCCTGATAACCTTCCATGGCCCGATGGTAAAAAATTTCGCGCGGGCCGCGAGCGATCCGCGCACCGGCTCGGACATGCTCGAATTGCTGGGCGGGCATTATCCGGCGGACGGAAAGGATTTCCCCGCGCAGGCGATGACCGAGGGAACCGCCGAAGGCCGCCTGACCGGCGGCAATATCAGCATGCTCCGCAACATGATCGGCACGCCCTATGATTGGAGCGTCAAGGACTCCATCATCTTCATCGAAGACATGGACGAGCCAATATACAAGCTCGATCATATGCTATGGCAATTCAGGCAGGCAGGGAAATTCGTCGGCGTACGCGGCGTGATCGTCGGCGAAATGGTAGGATTGACCGGCGGGAAAGACGGCCTTCCCGATCCCGACGGCGATATTCCCTACGGCAAAAGCCTGCATGATCTGCTGCGCGAGTATCTGCCGCCCGGTATTCCGGTCTGTACCGATTTTCCCTGCGGCCATGGCGATTATTTGACGACACTGCCGCTCGGCGCGGCGGCGCGAATCGATGTCGCGGCAAGCAAGACGCGGTTAAGCCTCCTGCAGCCCGTCGTCGGTGGCTGACGCGAGCCAGTCGAGATATTCCGCCGTTCCGGCGACCAGCGGCAGCGCGACGATGCAGGGCATGTCGTAGCTGTGCAGTTCCTTCACCAGCCCCACCACGCGATCGAACAATGGCTGCTGTGTTTTCAGGATCAGAACCGTTTCCTCGGCCATCTCGGCCTTGTCTTCCCAGAGGTAAATCGACTTCATGCCGGGAATGACATTCGCGCACGCCGCGACCCGCGCTTCGACAGCGGCCCGGCCGATCTTCTCGGCCTCCTCGGCGTCCGCGCAGGTTATGTAAATGAAGATCGGGGGCATGGGATGAGCGAATCGCCGAATGGGACGCGGCCAGCATACACTTATGCCGCCTATTTCAACATAGGGCTTGACCCATACCCGCAACAGCGTCATCAAACTGGAGAATTAACGGTTATCGAAGCATGAACCGGATCAGCATCGGCGAAAAAATCTATTCCCTTGAATGGCTGCGCGATCAGGCATCGGCGGGGCAGAACGTGCTGCGCCGCGCGCATCAGGGCCGGATCAA
Encoded proteins:
- the cutA gene encoding divalent-cation tolerance protein CutA, whose amino-acid sequence is MPPIFIYITCADAEEAEKIGRAAVEARVAACANVIPGMKSIYLWEDKAEMAEETVLILKTQQPLFDRVVGLVKELHSYDMPCIVALPLVAGTAEYLDWLASATDDGLQEA
- a CDS encoding LD-carboxypeptidase; translated protein: MQPLVPPALRPGDTIGIVAPARWAPQEWVEASKSHFESKGLKVKLHPQIELRHDRLAGDDQARAKAINDMFADDSVRAIVCARGGTGSFRILEHIDYELIRRKPKIFCGFSDITTLLHAIQQRTGLITFHGPMVKNFARAASDPRTGSDMLELLGGHYPADGKDFPAQAMTEGTAEGRLTGGNISMLRNMIGTPYDWSVKDSIIFIEDMDEPIYKLDHMLWQFRQAGKFVGVRGVIVGEMVGLTGGKDGLPDPDGDIPYGKSLHDLLREYLPPGIPVCTDFPCGHGDYLTTLPLGAAARIDVAASKTRLSLLQPVVGG